A genome region from Columba livia isolate bColLiv1 breed racing homer chromosome 2, bColLiv1.pat.W.v2, whole genome shotgun sequence includes the following:
- the ACBD7 gene encoding acyl-CoA-binding domain-containing protein 7 isoform X2 yields MALQADFDHAAGDVRKLKTTPTDEELKELYGLYKQATIGDINIECPGMLDLKGKAKWEAWNLKKGLSKEDAMKAYISKANALVEKYGI; encoded by the exons TGACTTTGATCATGCTGCAGGAGATGtaagaaaactaaaaacaacACCAACTGATGAAGAACTGAAGGAACTATATGGATTGTACAAACAGGCTACTATTGGAGATATTAATATTG AATGTCCAGGAATGCTGGATTTGAAAGGCAAAGCCAAATGGGAAGCGTGGAACCTGAAAAAAG GTTTATCAAAAGAGGACGCCATGAAGGCCTATATCTCTAAAGCAAACGCATTGGTAGAAAAATATGGGATCTAG